The genomic stretch CCTTTACGGTACTCTTTCATTAAATCTGCTTCTATTTGTTCAATCCTATCTTTATTTATTTCATCTATATTAAACTTCATATTTTCAACCTTCTTTCCCGATAATAACATTTTTAATAACATAAATTGATGTCCAATGTTATTACTACAAGCATTGATTTTACTCACTTTACAGACGATAATAACTAACTAACATTTTTTAAAAAATAAACCACTGATCTTTATATGCGTATGTGAATGCATACACGTACGTAATATATTTTTATGTTATTATGTTATTAACTATATATAACTATATATAAAACTAGATATACAGCCATTCCGATAATAACATTTTTAATAACATTCTAATAACACTTTTATGGTTTTTGTTATTATCCTATACTCATGTCTATTTCTTCTTCTTAAATTTATTCGGATATATGACCTGCTGTTCCCCTTCCTCCCATTCATCTTCCACTGCATCTGGAGGAGCTATCGAATTTAGTTCTAATTTTTCAAGCTTTTCAGCATTATACATATCAAATCTTTTAGGTTTATTGTCAATGGTTATCAGTTTTCCAGATGGTTTTAATAAATATCCTGCCATTTTTGCCTGTTTTTTAAAGTCCTTTAATTCCAGTGTTGGCTTTTTATCTCCGATATTTTTCATGTGATTTAATATTTGGTTATACATTTCGCTTGTTCTTATATATACTTCTCCATCTTTATGATATAAGGCATATTTAAGTGCAGCATCTGAAATTCTATTATCTTCTATTATCTGGTCATAAAGCTTCAATATTTTTTCAACTTCTGAAAGAGAATCTTCCCGATTATCTAAAATTTCAGTTTTGATATTATCCACCACTAAAGAATAGTATCCTTCCATCTCCACCAATCCAAAATTATTAAGTAACTTGTTTAATATGGCAATGCCCGTACAGATATTAACAGCTGTATTTAATGGCCTATCTTTTAATCCCTTGATTTTACTGGCTTCAATATTTCTAAGATTTTTATATTCCTCTACAGACATATTCAGGACTATATCAATCAAGCTCCGACCTAGTTTATTTAAAATACCAGGGTTACTACTTATCCATTTCATGGCTTCTGTATGTTTTTTTAATCTTTGATTCTTTGAAAGATAAACAATACAGGATCTTTCGTTTAAGGCTTTTTCTCCATTGAAATATGTTTCTTCTCCTGCGAGTATGATAGGTCTTATAAGTGAAAATATTTTATTATCTTTTAGATTTTTATTTCCTCTGTCGACTGTATGCCTGTCATAACTATTCCTTAATATTTCACTTAGCATTGTTTTTTTATAATCGTTCATTACACTTGGTTTAAATTCTTCAAATAAAATCGAATAATTTCCGTCACTTAAACTTTTCTGCAACGCAAAGGGAGTAATTAATCCTATGGATTTAATGTCATCTTTAGGATAATTTAAAATCATGGCTATTACATTTTCCATTATTGTACTTTTACCTCCTCCACTTTCTCCAGCCAATAGTAGGTGATGAAAATTAATTCCTAGCTCTATCGCCTGAGCTATGGCAAAATTATTGATTATAGTACCTATAATGGAATAACTTATTTTTAATGGTGCAAATTCAAACAAATGTTTTTGAAGCTCAGTGATTTCTGCCTTATTTATGTGTTCAACATTTAAAATGTCAATGACAGTGCCTCCAACACTTTTTATTTTTGTGTTTATACCATCTGGTGTTATTGCTCCCTTATGAGTTACTAAGCTTACTTTGTTGTCTTTAAGTACAAATCTAGTACCTAAATAAACTTCTAATTTTTCTAGGGCAAAATATTTATTTACCCACATTTTCAAATTCATCAAATCATCTATCCTTCCCTTAAATGCTAAATCCATAGAACCTAAAAAGTTTCTGAATGATTTAACATCGTCAAAGACATTTACGTTATCATCTTTTTCAAAAGTTCCTCCTAAAGATGTTTTTAAAACCAGTTTGACTCCTTCTGTATCCTCATTTACATATTTAACGGTTGCCGCATTTACAATACTAAAATTTGTAAAATATACTTTTTTTTCAGTTTCTATGCCTTCAATTTTTTTAGAAACTGTTTTATATATTCCTAAGTAATCCTGCTGCAACTCATATTTATTTTTTAAATCCAGACTCCTGTTAAAAGCCTGAAGTAAATCATCCCTGTTATGTCCGGCCTCCAGCCAGTCACTTACATCTTTGTTATTTCCAAGTTCCTTAATGCCTGGTAAATTAATAATTTTAAAAGCTGTAGAACAGTTAAACAGCTGCCCTTTTATCCAATTAATATACTTTTCTCCAGCTTTTCCGGTATCACCACAGATGTATAAATATGCATTTCTAAATACCAATAAATCTTTGACACCTTTTATACTGGTGGCAACATATCTGCTGCTCTTTAGAGTGTTGTTGATTATATTAGCATCTTTCTCGCCTTCACATATAATGATTATGCTATCTTCCCTTATCCCTTTCTTTACGTTGTGCAGATTATATGGAAGCTCTTCGCCTTTTCTTTTGTTTATAACTTTTTTCCCATCAATATGGTAATAAGATAGCTTTTTTTTACCATCTGGAAATTGGAATTTTGCTTTAAAATATATAGGATTGCCTTTATCGTCTACAAAGGGAAATGTGCCAAGCAGGGTTTGTCCTTTTCTCCGATTCTCCAGTTCCCATTGAATATATTTTTCTATTCTTTCCATTTGGTTTTCAGATTCCGTTTTTTCGACTGGCAAGCCTAAAAACTCCCTGGCTTCTATATAATCCATATTTCTGTATTTCATGATAAAGTCAATGGCATCTCCACCCTCGCCACAGCCAAAACATTTAAACTTAAATTTATTGTTATTGCCATCAAATTTAATGCTTAAAGAAGGATTTTTATCTGGATGGAACATGCATTTTATTTTATTTTGGCTATTAAATTTTTCACCCGTTTCTTTTTCTATAAGTTCTTTCAAGTTTATATCTGCTAAAGAATGATCCATCGCCTCACAGCCCCTTTAATTGGCTTCTGCCGCCTTTATATCCTGCATTTTATCTTTTAACGCTTCCATTACAGAGTAATAAAGCAATTTTAATATTGTACGCCCTGCATCCTTTTTATCTACAAACCTTATGCCTCTCAGATAATTTACTTCTATACTCGCCAATTTTGCCTCGAAAGCCTTTGAACCATATTGGCTTCTATAATTACCTTTCTCAATATTTTCCATACCGTTTTTATCTTCAACTACAAGATAAATCATGGTACCCTTTTGTCGTGCCCTTTTAAGTTCTCTTTCAAGCCTTATATCATCTCTGTAATCCTCTCTTTTTTCCCCTAAATTACTCGCTAATTCATCAACCGAATTTTTTCTTTCCACTGCAACGTTGAAATATAAATCCCTGGATATACCCATGTCTGGCCTTGCAGTAATAATTGCTGTATAGTCACCTTCATCAATTTTCTTCTTTTTATATTTGATTTTTTTCTTGTCTAAAAAGTCTAGAATATGCTGATTCTTTTGCTCTCTGGTATCATAAATGATCATAAAATTTTCCTTTAAAAGTTTGCTAATTTCTGAATCCGAAAATCTATATTGAACCTGCATTTAATCACCTGCCTTACAATCTTCCAAGACGGAATCATCTAACCTAAAAGCCTCTTTAAAAGTCATGCCTGTTACTTCTAAAATCTTTCTAATTTCATCTATTGTAAAGCTATTTATATTTTTTCCACTTAATATATGTCTCAACCTAATTGGACTTTCGCCTGACATTTTACCTAGTTCACTGACTGATACATCATTTTCCATTAGCCATTTAGCAATATTAGGATATACCATACCCTTACATTCTCTTTTTATTAATGCACCTTTATTACATGCATCTTTCAATATCCGCCTTACATATTCATGCGATACATTAAATTCATTCCCTATGGTTCGTAGACTGCAGCCTTTTACTCTCATTTCAAACATTTTAATTTTATCTTCATCACTAATCATTTTAATCACCACCTACCCATTTAACTGCTCTATATCCCTTCTTAATTCATAGGAATTATATATCATATTCACGTATTTTTTTATTTGGAGCTTTGGCATATTAATACTTTTCCTCTTTCCTTCTATATCCATATCAATTTCTTTTATTTGTCCCTTAAGAAGTTCAACTTTATTTAAAATCCGTTCTTTCTCTAAATTCCTGACGTTTATATAAGAAACTATGGCCTTTTCACTTTCCTGCAAGTCTTCTTTTAATAAATTTATTTCTTCCAGCAGCTCTTTGACAATTCCTCTGTTTATTTTTTCAGGGAATCCATAATCAATTTTAATGAGGGTAATAACTACTGATTCATCACGTCTTAAAACAAGCAATATATCATCTTTTATATAAAACCTTTGGATAGTCCCATCTCCTCCAAGCCGGTCTTCCGTTAAAAACTCTGAATAAGTAAATATCTTATTTATATCTCGCACTATCCTGTCATTATTCGTTAACACATAATTTCTGACATCAAAGCTATTAGTTATTCCCTTAACCCTTTCCACATACCTCTCCTTGCAATGTTTAGTTACATCAATGTATTTTTCAGTTATCAATGTTTCCATGTAATCCCTCCTTGATACGTGAATTTCTTACTTCTCTCCAGATATCGCCCAAATCCTCATCGTATATTGCTTGCAGTAACTCTTCACTGAATTTATTTGCATCATCCATCTGATCATCCATAGCTTTCTCTAATGTTCCAATATGACCCGGACCTTTCGCAATCCATGTATTTATATATTCTTTTCCATTATCATCTATAA from Clostridium kluyveri DSM 555 encodes the following:
- a CDS encoding helix-turn-helix transcriptional regulator, with translation MISDEDKIKMFEMRVKGCSLRTIGNEFNVSHEYVRRILKDACNKGALIKRECKGMVYPNIAKWLMENDVSVSELGKMSGESPIRLRHILSGKNINSFTIDEIRKILEVTGMTFKEAFRLDDSVLEDCKAGD
- a CDS encoding ERCC4 domain-containing protein; the encoded protein is MQVQYRFSDSEISKLLKENFMIIYDTREQKNQHILDFLDKKKIKYKKKKIDEGDYTAIITARPDMGISRDLYFNVAVERKNSVDELASNLGEKREDYRDDIRLERELKRARQKGTMIYLVVEDKNGMENIEKGNYRSQYGSKAFEAKLASIEVNYLRGIRFVDKKDAGRTILKLLYYSVMEALKDKMQDIKAAEAN
- a CDS encoding CHC2 zinc finger domain-containing protein, yielding MDHSLADINLKELIEKETGEKFNSQNKIKCMFHPDKNPSLSIKFDGNNNKFKFKCFGCGEGGDAIDFIMKYRNMDYIEAREFLGLPVEKTESENQMERIEKYIQWELENRRKGQTLLGTFPFVDDKGNPIYFKAKFQFPDGKKKLSYYHIDGKKVINKRKGEELPYNLHNVKKGIREDSIIIICEGEKDANIINNTLKSSRYVATSIKGVKDLLVFRNAYLYICGDTGKAGEKYINWIKGQLFNCSTAFKIINLPGIKELGNNKDVSDWLEAGHNRDDLLQAFNRSLDLKNKYELQQDYLGIYKTVSKKIEGIETEKKVYFTNFSIVNAATVKYVNEDTEGVKLVLKTSLGGTFEKDDNVNVFDDVKSFRNFLGSMDLAFKGRIDDLMNLKMWVNKYFALEKLEVYLGTRFVLKDNKVSLVTHKGAITPDGINTKIKSVGGTVIDILNVEHINKAEITELQKHLFEFAPLKISYSIIGTIINNFAIAQAIELGINFHHLLLAGESGGGKSTIMENVIAMILNYPKDDIKSIGLITPFALQKSLSDGNYSILFEEFKPSVMNDYKKTMLSEILRNSYDRHTVDRGNKNLKDNKIFSLIRPIILAGEETYFNGEKALNERSCIVYLSKNQRLKKHTEAMKWISSNPGILNKLGRSLIDIVLNMSVEEYKNLRNIEASKIKGLKDRPLNTAVNICTGIAILNKLLNNFGLVEMEGYYSLVVDNIKTEILDNREDSLSEVEKILKLYDQIIEDNRISDAALKYALYHKDGEVYIRTSEMYNQILNHMKNIGDKKPTLELKDFKKQAKMAGYLLKPSGKLITIDNKPKRFDMYNAEKLEKLELNSIAPPDAVEDEWEEGEQQVIYPNKFKKKK